From a region of the Mycolicibacterium sp. MU0050 genome:
- a CDS encoding Xaa-Pro peptidase family protein: MTHSQRRAKLCDRLQSASLDAMLVSDLNNVRYLSGFTGSNAALLVFADARPAVLATDGRYRTQASRQAPDVEIVIERACAATLSLRAAEAGVGALGFEGHVLTVDAYQGLTDTLSGHPNIALVRASGTVETLREVKDAGEVALLRLACEAADAALTDLIERGAIRPGRTEKQVRNDLEAAMLEHGADGASFETIVAAGANSAIPHHRPTDAVLADGDFVKIDFGALVAGYHSDMTRTFVLGRAADWQREIYELVAAAQRAGREALAPGVALCEVDRAARAVIADAGYGDTFSHGLGHGVGLQIHEAPGINAKAAGTLLAGAAVTVEPGVYLPDRGGVRIEDTLIVGNGPELLTRFPKELQIL; the protein is encoded by the coding sequence GTGACACATTCCCAGCGCCGTGCCAAGTTGTGTGACCGCTTACAGTCCGCGTCGTTGGACGCGATGCTGGTCAGCGACCTGAACAATGTCCGCTACCTCTCGGGGTTCACCGGATCCAACGCCGCGTTGCTGGTTTTCGCCGACGCGCGGCCCGCGGTGCTGGCCACCGACGGTCGCTACCGCACCCAGGCGAGCCGGCAGGCCCCGGATGTGGAGATCGTCATCGAACGCGCCTGCGCGGCGACGCTGAGCCTGCGGGCGGCCGAGGCGGGCGTCGGCGCCCTGGGGTTCGAGGGACACGTGCTGACCGTCGATGCGTATCAAGGCCTGACCGACACGCTGTCGGGACACCCGAACATCGCTCTGGTGCGGGCCTCGGGCACGGTCGAGACCCTCCGTGAGGTCAAGGACGCCGGGGAGGTGGCGCTGCTGCGGCTGGCCTGCGAGGCCGCCGACGCGGCGCTGACCGACCTCATCGAACGCGGCGCGATCCGGCCCGGGCGCACCGAGAAGCAGGTCCGCAACGACCTGGAGGCCGCGATGCTCGAACACGGCGCCGACGGGGCGTCCTTCGAGACCATCGTGGCGGCCGGGGCGAATTCGGCCATCCCGCACCACCGACCCACCGACGCGGTGCTCGCCGACGGTGACTTCGTCAAGATCGACTTCGGCGCCCTGGTCGCCGGATATCACTCCGACATGACCCGGACCTTCGTGTTGGGGCGGGCCGCGGACTGGCAACGCGAGATCTACGAGCTGGTGGCCGCGGCCCAGCGGGCCGGCCGGGAGGCGCTGGCGCCCGGGGTGGCGCTGTGCGAGGTGGACCGCGCCGCGCGCGCGGTGATCGCCGACGCCGGCTACGGCGACACCTTCAGTCACGGCCTGGGCCACGGCGTCGGACTGCAGATCCACGAAGCGCCCGGAATCAACGCCAAGGCCGCCGGTACACTGCTTGCTGGCGCTGCGGTCACCGTGGAGCCCGGCGTTTACTTGCCCGATCGAGGCGGAGTCCGCATCGAGGACACGCTCATCGTCGGCAACGGCCCCGAACTGCTTACCCGGTTCCCCAAGGAACTGCAGATCCTCTAA
- a CDS encoding A24 family peptidase, with the protein MHALLAGATLLWLGALTACDLAAQRLPNALTLPGAIAVVAVASACGAGPAAMTGALALAGTYLLVHLLTPDGLGAGDVKLALGLGALTGAFGAGVWTCAALGAPLLTAGWALIVRRRRVPHGPAMCAASAAAVAVQLAPVLGVT; encoded by the coding sequence ATGCACGCACTGCTGGCCGGCGCGACGCTGCTGTGGCTGGGGGCGTTGACGGCCTGCGATCTGGCCGCGCAGCGGCTGCCCAACGCGCTGACCCTGCCCGGGGCGATCGCCGTCGTCGCCGTGGCGTCGGCCTGCGGCGCCGGTCCGGCGGCGATGACCGGGGCGTTGGCGCTGGCCGGTACTTACCTGCTGGTGCACCTGCTGACCCCGGACGGACTCGGCGCCGGCGATGTGAAGCTGGCGCTCGGGCTCGGTGCCCTGACGGGGGCCTTCGGCGCCGGGGTGTGGACCTGCGCCGCCCTGGGCGCCCCGCTGCTGACCGCCGGATGGGCGTTGATCGTCCGCCGTCGCAGGGTTCCGCACGGCCCGGCGATGTGCGCGGCCAGCGCGGCCGCCGTCGCCGTGCAGCTGGCCCCGGTGCTCGGCGTGACCTGA
- the aroC gene encoding chorismate synthase → MLRWTTAGESHGRALVAVVEGMVAGVRITSADIGAQLARRRLGYGRGARMKFEQDQVTVLGGVRHGVTLGGPVAIEIGNTEWPKWETVMAADPVDEDALADGARNAPLTRPRPGHADYAGMLKYGFDDARPVLERASARETAARVAAGTVAREFLRQALGVEVLSHVISIGASEPYVGPPPQPGDLAAIDASSVRAFDADAEQSMIAEIEAAKRDGDTLGGVVEVVVVGLPIGLGSFTSGDNRLDSQLAAAVMGIQAIKGVEIGDGFETARRRGSQAHDEMFPGPDGVVRSTNRAGGLEGGMTNGQPLRVRAAMKPISTVPRALATVDMATGEEAVAIHQRSDVCAVPAAGVVAETMVALVLARAVLQKFGGDSLPETRRNIESYLQAVAEHEPNTTPTAVSG, encoded by the coding sequence GTGTTGCGATGGACCACTGCCGGTGAATCCCACGGCCGCGCGTTGGTGGCCGTGGTGGAGGGCATGGTCGCCGGTGTGCGTATCACCTCCGCCGATATCGGCGCCCAGCTGGCGCGCCGGCGCCTCGGCTACGGCCGCGGCGCCCGGATGAAGTTCGAACAGGATCAGGTGACCGTCCTCGGCGGGGTGCGGCACGGCGTCACGCTCGGTGGCCCGGTCGCCATCGAGATCGGCAACACCGAATGGCCCAAGTGGGAAACGGTGATGGCCGCCGACCCGGTGGACGAGGACGCGCTGGCCGACGGCGCGCGCAACGCGCCGCTGACCCGGCCGCGGCCCGGCCACGCCGACTACGCCGGCATGCTCAAGTACGGCTTCGACGATGCCCGCCCGGTGTTGGAACGCGCCAGCGCCCGCGAGACCGCGGCCCGGGTGGCCGCCGGCACCGTCGCGCGTGAGTTCCTGCGCCAGGCCCTCGGGGTCGAGGTGCTCTCGCACGTCATCTCCATCGGGGCCTCGGAGCCCTACGTCGGACCGCCGCCGCAGCCCGGCGACCTGGCGGCCATCGATGCCAGCTCGGTGCGGGCGTTCGACGCCGACGCCGAACAGTCGATGATCGCCGAGATCGAGGCGGCCAAACGGGACGGCGACACCCTCGGCGGCGTCGTCGAGGTGGTCGTGGTCGGGCTGCCGATCGGGTTGGGCTCGTTCACCAGCGGGGACAACCGGCTCGACAGCCAGCTCGCCGCCGCGGTGATGGGCATCCAGGCCATCAAGGGCGTCGAGATCGGCGACGGGTTCGAAACGGCGCGCCGGCGCGGCAGCCAGGCGCACGACGAGATGTTCCCGGGTCCCGACGGGGTGGTGCGCAGCACCAATCGGGCCGGCGGCCTGGAGGGCGGGATGACCAACGGCCAGCCGCTGCGGGTGCGCGCGGCGATGAAGCCGATCTCCACCGTGCCGCGCGCCCTGGCCACCGTCGACATGGCCACCGGCGAGGAAGCCGTCGCCATCCACCAGCGCTCCGATGTGTGCGCGGTGCCCGCGGCCGGGGTAGTCGCCGAGACCATGGTGGCGCTGGTGCTGGCCCGCGCGGTGCTCCAGAAGTTCGGCGGGGACTCGCTGCCCGAGACCCGCCGCAACATCGAGTCCTACCTGCAGGCGGTCGCCGAACACGAACCGAACACCACGCCCACGGCCGTCTCGGGATAG
- the ruvX gene encoding Holliday junction resolvase RuvX, whose protein sequence is MDPDLSRQPDRPGADDPGRGRRLGVDVGTVRIGVAVSDPDGILATPVETVPRDTRKSAKHVRRLAALVDEYDVVEIVVGLPRTLADRAGSSAADAISVADALAARLPAVPVRMADERLTTVSAQRSLREAGVRAKGQRSVVDQAAAVAILQGWLDQRRTVQNESPPERSHD, encoded by the coding sequence GTGGACCCCGATCTCAGCCGGCAACCGGACCGGCCCGGAGCTGACGACCCCGGACGGGGGCGGCGACTCGGGGTCGACGTGGGCACCGTCCGGATCGGTGTGGCGGTCAGCGATCCCGACGGGATCCTCGCCACGCCGGTGGAAACGGTGCCGCGCGACACCCGCAAATCCGCCAAACATGTGCGCCGATTGGCGGCCCTGGTCGACGAGTACGACGTCGTGGAGATCGTCGTCGGCCTGCCCCGCACCTTGGCCGACCGGGCCGGATCCTCGGCGGCCGACGCGATCTCGGTGGCCGACGCGTTGGCCGCGCGTCTCCCGGCGGTGCCGGTGCGGATGGCCGACGAGCGGCTGACGACGGTGTCGGCGCAGCGCTCCCTGCGGGAGGCCGGCGTGCGCGCCAAGGGGCAGCGCAGCGTCGTGGACCAGGCCGCGGCGGTGGCGATCCTGCAGGGCTGGCTCGACCAACGACGTACGGTACAGAACGAATCCCCACCGGAGAGGTCGCATGACTGA
- the aroB gene encoding 3-dehydroquinate synthase — protein MSDSSNVPAPVTIEVAVDPPYPVIIGTGLLGELGEQLVGTRRVAILHQPVLAQTAEAIRSFLADKGIDAHRIEIPDAEAGKELPVVGFVWEVLGRIGIDRKDAVVSLGGGAATDVAGFAAATWLRGVSIVHVPTTLLGMVDAAVGGKTGINTDAGKNLVGAFHQPRAVLVDLATLQTLPRNELVAGMAEIVKAGFIADPVILDLIEADPEAALDPAGTVLPELIQRSIAVKAEVVAADEKESALREILNYGHTLAHAIERRERYRWRHGAAVSVGLVFAAELGRLAGRLDDDTADRHRAVLTALGLPVSYDPDAFGQLLEYMAGDKKNRAGVLRFVVLDGLAKPGRLEGPDPALLAAAYSEVAAGG, from the coding sequence ATGAGTGACAGCAGCAACGTCCCGGCGCCCGTCACGATCGAGGTCGCCGTCGACCCGCCCTACCCGGTCATCATCGGCACCGGTCTGCTCGGTGAACTCGGCGAACAGTTGGTGGGTACCCGCCGGGTCGCCATCCTGCATCAGCCGGTGCTCGCCCAGACCGCCGAGGCGATCCGAAGTTTCCTGGCCGACAAGGGAATCGACGCGCACCGGATCGAGATCCCCGACGCCGAGGCGGGCAAGGAACTGCCCGTCGTCGGATTCGTGTGGGAGGTGCTGGGCCGGATCGGGATCGACCGCAAGGACGCGGTGGTCAGCCTCGGCGGGGGAGCGGCCACCGACGTCGCCGGGTTTGCCGCGGCCACCTGGCTGCGCGGGGTGTCGATCGTGCATGTGCCCACCACCCTGCTGGGCATGGTCGACGCCGCGGTGGGCGGCAAGACCGGCATCAACACCGACGCGGGCAAGAACCTCGTGGGTGCCTTCCATCAACCGCGGGCCGTGCTGGTGGACCTGGCGACCCTGCAGACGCTGCCGCGCAACGAACTGGTCGCCGGGATGGCCGAGATCGTCAAGGCCGGCTTCATCGCCGACCCGGTGATCCTGGACCTGATCGAAGCCGACCCCGAGGCCGCGCTGGACCCCGCGGGCACGGTGCTGCCGGAGTTGATCCAGCGGTCGATCGCGGTGAAGGCGGAGGTGGTGGCGGCCGACGAGAAGGAGTCGGCGCTGCGCGAAATCCTCAACTACGGACACACTTTGGCCCATGCCATCGAACGCCGCGAGCGCTATCGGTGGCGGCACGGGGCGGCGGTCTCGGTGGGATTGGTCTTCGCCGCCGAGCTCGGCCGGCTGGCCGGGCGCCTCGACGACGACACCGCCGACCGGCACCGCGCGGTACTGACCGCCCTGGGGCTGCCGGTCAGCTACGACCCCGACGCCTTCGGCCAGCTGCTCGAATACATGGCCGGCGACAAGAAGAACCGCGCCGGCGTCCTGCGGTTCGTCGTCCTCGACGGCCTGGCCAAACCCGGCCGGCTCGAGGGCCCGGACCCGGCGCTGCTGGCCGCCGCCTACTCGGAGGTCGCCGCCGGCGGGTGA
- the mltG gene encoding endolytic transglycosylase MltG → MTEDTEPQRAQPLAVGPPRRRLSRAARVRAERDQRRRRLVTGVAVAVLTVVAIGVVFLGSKLWHGMTGAPTDFTGEGIDDVVIEVHEGDTTTALAQTLVDANVVANAKTFVTAAAENPAIAAIHPGFYLVRTESPAALAVDALADPANRVGKMTIPEGRQLDDTTDVKTHAVTAGIFTLISNASCVELNGEQQCVPAADLQAAASTASAAELKIPDWALERVAAMGDDHRRIEGLIAAGTWNVNPSASPTEILADLIDTSTNYYTRDGLLETAAAMNMSPYDILVVGSLVQKESTPEDFPKVARVIYNRLAEPQKLEFDSTVNYSLDRQEIATTDADRATVTPWNTYASEGLPATPIAAPGQPAIEAAVHPAEGDWLYFVTIDMSGTTLFTREYQQHLASIEIARRNGVLDSAR, encoded by the coding sequence ATGACTGAGGACACTGAACCCCAGCGGGCCCAGCCCCTGGCCGTCGGACCGCCGCGGCGACGGCTGTCCCGGGCCGCACGGGTGCGGGCCGAGCGTGATCAGCGCCGGCGGCGGCTGGTGACCGGCGTCGCGGTGGCGGTCCTGACCGTGGTGGCCATCGGGGTCGTCTTCCTCGGTTCCAAGCTGTGGCACGGCATGACCGGGGCGCCCACCGATTTCACCGGCGAAGGCATCGACGACGTCGTGATCGAGGTGCACGAGGGGGATACGACCACCGCGCTGGCCCAGACGTTGGTCGACGCCAACGTGGTCGCCAACGCCAAGACGTTCGTGACCGCCGCCGCCGAGAACCCGGCCATCGCCGCGATCCACCCGGGCTTCTACCTGGTCCGCACCGAGAGCCCGGCCGCCCTGGCGGTGGACGCGCTGGCCGACCCGGCCAACCGGGTCGGCAAAATGACCATCCCGGAGGGCCGTCAACTCGACGACACCACCGACGTCAAGACCCACGCGGTGACCGCCGGGATCTTCACGCTGATCTCCAACGCCAGTTGCGTGGAACTCAACGGCGAGCAGCAGTGTGTCCCCGCCGCGGATCTGCAGGCGGCGGCCTCGACCGCGTCCGCGGCCGAGCTGAAGATCCCGGACTGGGCGCTCGAACGGGTCGCCGCGATGGGCGACGATCACCGCCGCATCGAGGGGCTGATCGCGGCGGGTACCTGGAACGTGAACCCGTCGGCATCGCCCACCGAGATCCTGGCCGACCTGATCGACACCAGCACCAACTACTACACCCGCGACGGGCTGCTCGAGACCGCCGCCGCGATGAACATGTCGCCCTACGACATCCTGGTCGTCGGGTCCCTGGTGCAGAAGGAGTCCACCCCGGAGGACTTCCCGAAGGTCGCGCGAGTGATCTACAACCGGCTGGCCGAACCGCAGAAACTGGAGTTCGACTCGACGGTCAACTACTCGCTGGACCGGCAGGAGATCGCGACCACCGACGCCGACCGCGCCACCGTCACGCCGTGGAACACCTATGCCTCGGAGGGACTGCCGGCCACCCCGATCGCCGCCCCCGGACAGCCCGCGATCGAGGCCGCGGTCCATCCCGCCGAGGGGGACTGGCTGTACTTCGTGACCATCGACATGTCCGGCACCACGCTGTTCACCCGGGAATATCAGCAGCACCTCGCGAGTATCGAGATCGCCCGGCGCAACGGTGTCCTCGACAGTGCCCGCTAG
- a CDS encoding B-4DMT family transporter → MSKWLLRGLVFAGLMVVVRLVQGTLINQFETQALLISIVLLAIFAIFAVVWGLLDGRADARANPDPDRRNDLAMTWLLAGLVAGLLSGVVCWVISLVYPALYVGGLINELTTFAAFTALLVFLPAITAVAVGRWLVDRKAPPLERRREAGWEEDRADTDVFAAVRDDERTVETAGVQEYPEQQTSSVALAERDPNETTETITPADEQQRPNA, encoded by the coding sequence ATGAGCAAGTGGTTGTTGCGCGGGCTGGTGTTCGCGGGCCTGATGGTCGTTGTCCGTCTCGTCCAAGGGACGCTGATCAATCAGTTCGAGACCCAGGCGCTGTTGATCAGCATCGTGCTGCTGGCGATCTTCGCGATCTTCGCCGTGGTGTGGGGGCTGCTCGACGGCCGCGCCGATGCGCGCGCCAACCCGGATCCGGACCGCCGCAACGACCTGGCGATGACGTGGCTGCTGGCCGGCCTGGTCGCCGGTCTGCTCTCCGGCGTGGTGTGCTGGGTGATCTCGCTGGTCTACCCGGCGCTGTATGTCGGTGGCCTGATCAACGAGCTGACTACCTTCGCGGCGTTCACCGCGCTGCTGGTGTTCCTCCCAGCCATCACGGCGGTGGCCGTGGGCCGCTGGCTGGTCGACCGCAAGGCCCCGCCGCTGGAGCGGCGCCGGGAGGCCGGTTGGGAGGAGGACCGCGCCGATACCGATGTGTTCGCCGCCGTCCGCGACGACGAGCGCACCGTCGAGACGGCCGGTGTCCAGGAGTATCCCGAGCAGCAGACCTCGTCGGTGGCGCTGGCCGAGCGGGACCCGAACGAGACCACCGAGACCATCACCCCGGCCGACGAGCAGCAGCGCCCGAACGCGTGA
- the nusB gene encoding transcription antitermination factor NusB: MADGRHHKTTRGRHHARKRAVDLLFEAEARGLTPAECAETRSALAAQKPEIDPVAPYTETVVRGVTEHGAHIDDLISSHLQGWTLARLPAVDRAILRVAVWELLHAEDVPEPVAVDEAVELAKELSTDDSPAFVNGVLGQVMLVTPQIRAAAEAVRAIGITDDQP; encoded by the coding sequence ATGGCTGACGGCAGACACCACAAGACCACCCGGGGTCGACACCACGCCCGCAAGCGCGCCGTCGATCTGTTGTTCGAGGCGGAGGCGCGCGGGCTGACCCCGGCCGAATGCGCCGAAACGCGCTCGGCACTGGCCGCCCAGAAGCCCGAGATCGACCCGGTCGCGCCCTACACCGAGACGGTGGTCCGCGGAGTGACCGAACACGGCGCCCACATCGACGACCTGATCAGCTCGCACCTGCAGGGCTGGACGCTGGCGCGGCTGCCCGCCGTGGACCGCGCGATCCTGCGGGTCGCGGTCTGGGAGTTGCTGCACGCCGAGGACGTCCCTGAACCGGTCGCCGTCGACGAGGCCGTGGAGCTGGCCAAGGAGTTGTCCACCGACGATTCGCCCGCCTTCGTCAACGGGGTGCTGGGTCAGGTCATGCTGGTGACGCCGCAGATCCGGGCCGCGGCCGAGGCGGTCCGGGCGATCGGGATCACCGACGATCAGCCCTGA
- the efp gene encoding elongation factor P, producing the protein MASTADFKNGLVLKIDGQLWQIIEFQHVKPGKGPAFVRTKLKNVVSGKTVDKTYNAGVKVETATVDRRDATYLYRDGSDFVFMDAEDYEQHPLPEAMVGDAAAFLLESMPVQIAFHDGTPLYLEMPVSVELEVTHTEPGLQGDRSSAGTKPATVETGAEIQVPLFINTGDRLKVDTRDGSYLGRVNG; encoded by the coding sequence GTGGCATCGACTGCCGACTTCAAGAACGGCCTCGTCCTCAAGATCGACGGCCAGCTGTGGCAGATCATCGAATTCCAGCACGTCAAGCCCGGCAAGGGACCCGCGTTCGTGCGCACCAAGCTCAAGAACGTGGTGTCCGGCAAGACCGTCGACAAGACCTACAACGCCGGCGTCAAGGTGGAGACCGCCACGGTCGACCGGCGCGACGCCACCTACCTGTACCGCGACGGCAGCGACTTCGTGTTCATGGATGCCGAGGACTACGAGCAGCACCCGCTGCCGGAGGCCATGGTCGGCGACGCCGCGGCGTTCCTGCTGGAGAGCATGCCGGTGCAGATCGCGTTCCACGACGGCACGCCGCTGTACCTGGAGATGCCGGTATCGGTGGAACTCGAGGTCACCCACACCGAGCCCGGTCTGCAGGGCGACCGGTCCAGCGCGGGCACCAAGCCCGCCACCGTCGAGACCGGCGCCGAGATCCAGGTGCCGCTGTTCATCAACACCGGCGACCGGCTGAAGGTCGACACCCGCGACGGAAGTTACCTGGGCCGCGTGAATGGCTGA
- a CDS encoding shikimate kinase, translating into MAPKAVLVGMPGSGKSTIGRRLAKATGSAFLDTDAQIVEVAGRPIAEIFATDGEAEFRRIEEEVIKTALAEHDGILSLGGGAITSPGVRDALAGHTVVYLEISAAEGVRRTTSGTVRPLLAGGDPAEKFRKLMTERVPLYRRVATLRVNTNRRNPGAVVRYLAARLENPEAARPTKAARRRRRPPWRQSGSQQAAPAAPAESAQEPSPRPSPPTPATPAALAARRSEVRK; encoded by the coding sequence ATGGCTCCCAAGGCGGTACTGGTCGGAATGCCGGGATCGGGGAAGTCGACGATCGGGCGCCGGCTGGCCAAGGCCACGGGCTCGGCGTTCCTGGATACCGACGCCCAGATCGTCGAGGTTGCGGGTCGCCCGATCGCCGAGATCTTCGCCACCGACGGCGAAGCCGAGTTCCGTCGCATCGAGGAAGAGGTCATCAAGACCGCGCTCGCCGAGCACGACGGCATCCTCTCGCTCGGCGGCGGCGCGATCACCAGCCCGGGCGTGCGTGACGCGCTGGCCGGCCACACCGTCGTGTATCTGGAAATCAGTGCCGCCGAAGGGGTTCGGCGCACGACCAGCGGTACCGTGCGGCCACTGCTGGCCGGCGGCGATCCGGCCGAGAAGTTCCGCAAGCTGATGACCGAACGCGTCCCGCTCTACCGCCGGGTCGCGACCCTGCGGGTGAACACCAACCGCCGCAATCCGGGCGCGGTGGTGCGTTATCTGGCGGCCCGGCTGGAGAACCCGGAAGCTGCCAGGCCCACCAAGGCGGCCCGTCGTCGTCGGCGCCCGCCGTGGCGGCAGTCCGGCAGCCAGCAGGCCGCCCCGGCGGCGCCGGCCGAATCGGCGCAAGAACCCAGTCCCCGTCCCAGTCCGCCCACCCCGGCGACCCCGGCCGCATTGGCCGCCCGCCGCAGCGAGGTCCGTAAATGA
- a CDS encoding shikimate dehydrogenase has translation MPASAPTDPTARRAAVLGSPIAHSRSPQLHLAAYRALGLSNWTYERIECTAAQLPVLVGGFGPEWVGVSVTMPGKFAALQFADERTERAALVGSANTLVRTEAGWRADNTDIDGVVGALEPVLSGSGGRAILLGSGGTAPAAVVALARLGLGEVVVAARNAERAAELLTVAARVGLAARHCPLTDDALTMAADGAAVAVSTLPAEVAGERAAALAAVPVLLDALYDPWPTPLAAVVEAAGGTVVSGLQMLLHQAYSQVEQFTGRPAPRAQMAAALA, from the coding sequence GTGCCCGCTAGCGCGCCGACGGACCCGACCGCCCGCCGCGCCGCGGTGCTGGGTTCGCCCATCGCTCATTCCCGCTCGCCGCAGTTGCACCTGGCCGCCTACCGCGCACTCGGGCTCAGCAACTGGACCTACGAGCGCATCGAGTGCACCGCGGCCCAATTGCCGGTTCTGGTCGGCGGATTCGGCCCCGAGTGGGTGGGGGTGTCGGTGACCATGCCCGGCAAGTTCGCGGCGCTACAGTTCGCCGACGAGCGCACCGAGCGGGCCGCGCTGGTCGGCTCGGCGAACACCCTGGTGCGCACCGAGGCAGGCTGGCGCGCCGACAACACCGACATCGACGGTGTCGTCGGTGCACTCGAACCGGTGCTGTCGGGCTCGGGTGGGCGCGCGATCCTGCTGGGCTCGGGCGGCACCGCCCCGGCCGCCGTGGTGGCGCTGGCCCGGCTGGGGCTCGGGGAGGTGGTCGTGGCCGCCCGCAACGCCGAGCGGGCCGCCGAGTTGCTGACGGTGGCCGCCCGGGTCGGGCTGGCGGCGCGGCACTGCCCGCTGACCGATGACGCCCTCACCATGGCGGCCGACGGGGCCGCGGTGGCCGTCAGCACGCTGCCGGCCGAGGTGGCGGGCGAGCGCGCCGCCGCGCTGGCTGCCGTCCCGGTGTTGCTCGACGCGCTCTACGACCCGTGGCCCACCCCGCTGGCGGCCGTGGTCGAGGCTGCCGGGGGCACCGTCGTCAGCGGGCTGCAGATGCTGCTGCATCAGGCCTACTCCCAGGTGGAGCAGTTCACGGGGCGCCCGGCGCCGCGTGCCCAGATGGCCGCCGCGCTGGCCTGA